A section of the Drosophila sechellia strain sech25 chromosome 3L, ASM438219v1, whole genome shotgun sequence genome encodes:
- the LOC6605678 gene encoding uncharacterized protein LOC6605678 gives MLSPESPEKPKTSLDDLGLLTKTEEKTKGSLVALQSIDKRLKTLLDRLTTVENSIASLNLPALDEANGDAYQDLESLEYELDKKEKELSEFANEEAIDEDKDVDEINEVEKEVTGNQ, from the coding sequence atgCTTTCCCCGGAGTCTCCGGAGAAACCGAAAACAAGTTTAGACGATCTGGGGCTATTAACAAAGACTGAAGAGAAAACAAAAGGGAGCCTTGTAGCCCTCCAGTCTATCGACAAGCGCCTGAAGACCCTCTTGGATCGCCTTACAACTGTGGAGAACTCAATAGCTAGCTTGAATTTACCTGCCTTGGACGAAGCTAATGGGGATGCCTATCAGGATTTGGAGTCCTTGGAGTATGAGTTGGACAAGAAGGAGAAAGAACTTTCAGAATTTGCAAATGAAGAAGCTATTGATGAAGATAAAGATGTTGATGAAATTAATGAGGTAGAAAAGGAAGTCACAGGAAATCAATAA
- the LOC6605681 gene encoding trypsin-7 has product MMMLHLRHWPLVLAMASCLLFTAATSATQATPATPATSAPPATSTATSSLSSIPGKYQALGAAHHQAKKLKIGAVNASSSDANKPVFRQNPIKNWFGAFNRNNSPAAQNQTSPTCSCRCGERNDESRIVGGTTTGVSEYPWMARLSYFNRFYCGGTLINDRYVLTAAHCVKGFMWFMIKVTFGEHDRCNDKERPETRFVLRAFSQKFSFSNFDNDIALLRLNDRVPITSFIRPICLPRVEQRQDLFVGTKAIATGWGTLKEDGKPSCLLQEVEVPVLDNDECVAQTNYTQKMITKNMMCSGYPGVGGRDSCQGDSGGPLVRLRPDDKRFEQIGIVSWGNGCARPNYPGVYTRVTKYLDWIVENSRDGCFCDEDY; this is encoded by the exons ATGATGATGCTCCACTTACGTCACTGGCCACTGGTGCTGGCCATGGCTTCCTGCCTGCTCttcacagcagcaacatctgcgACACAAGCTACACCAGCAACACCAGCGACATCAGCACCgccagcaacatcaacagcaacatcatctTTATCCTCCATTCCGGGCAAATATCAAGCCTTGGGTGCAGCCCACCATCAGGCAAAGAAGCTGAAAATCGGAGCCGTCAATGCTTCCTCCTCGGATGCCAATAAACCTGTATTCCGGCAAAATCCGATCAAGAATTGGTTCGGTGCCTTCAATCGCAATAATTCGCCGGCAGCTCAGAACCAAACATCGCCGACATGTTCCTGCAG GTGCGGAGAGCGCAATGACGAGTCCAGAATCGTGGGCGGTACGACGACCGGCGTCAGCGAGTATCCATGGATGGCGCGTCTGAGCTACTTCAATAGGTTCTACTGTGGCGGCACACTGATCAACGATCGCTACGTGCTGACGGCGGCGCACTGCGTCAAGGGATTCATGTGGTTCATGATCAAGGTGACCTTCGGGGAGCACGATCGTTGCAATGACAAGGAGCGCCCGGAAACGCGCTTCGTGCTCCGCGCCTTTAGCCAAAAGTTCAGCTTCTCGAACTTCGACAATGATATAGCCTTACTACGTCTGAACGATCGGGTGCCGATCACCAGTTTTATACGGCCCATCTGCCTGCCACGGGTGGAACAGCGCCAGGATCTATTTGTGGGCACAAAGGCTATTGCAACGGGCTGGGGAACACTCAAGGAAGATGGAAAACCCTCGTGTCTGCTGCAGGAGGTTGAGGTTCCCGTTCTCGACAACGACGAATGCGTCGCCCAAACGAACTACACCCAGAAAATGATCACTAAGAACATGATGTGCTCGGGCTATCCAGGCGTTGGTGGGCGGGACAGTTGTCAGGGTGATTCTGGTGGTCCCCTGGTACGCCTTCGTCCAGATGACAAGCGATTCGAACAGATTGGAATAGTATCTTGGGGTAACGGTTGTGCTAGACCCAATTATCCAGGAGTTTATACCCGAGTCACGAAATATCTGGACTGGATTGTGGAGAACTCGCGGGACGGTTGCTTCTGCGACGAGGATTACTGA